A window of the Pararge aegeria chromosome 2, ilParAegt1.1, whole genome shotgun sequence genome harbors these coding sequences:
- the LOC120627890 gene encoding uncharacterized protein LOC120627890 isoform X2, with amino-acid sequence MANILDVSTGDNLQYQFFPVSSGSVQFKIRAQNDAHIALTMGPQESDPMCEVYIGGWGNTKSVIRRNRTKPEKAEIETPNILNAGEFRGFWVRWDGGIISAGLEGEAIPFISWADPEPFPIAFVGVCTGWGASGTWKIEVPPPPSAPSAAALYSAPPGYPGYPGAAPVSGGAGLWVDATSGQVPPGAVVGGQDCSGEPIYVARAQHEGALIPGKLASSHGCAYVAWGGQEHGKNEYQVLIGGPNNWVPTSGSNIPPGAFPGGQSEDGEPLFVGRVRHEGSLTTGKVQQSHGVCYISFGGQELGFPDYEILIA; translated from the exons TGGCAAACATTCTAG ACGTTTCCACGGGAGATAACCTGCAATATCAATTCTTCCCGGTGTCCAGCGGTTCCGTCCAGTTCAAGATAAGGGCTCAAAATGACGCGCATATTGCACTCACCATGGGCCCCCAGGAGTCTGACCCGATGTGCGAG GTTTACATTGGCGGTTGGGGTAACACGAAAAGCGTAATTAGGAGAAACAGAACGAAACCGGAGAAAGCTGAAATCGAAACCCCAAACATCCTCAATGCTGGTGAATTCCGTGGTTTCTGGGTGCGCTGGGACGGTGGCATCATTTCAGCTGGACTTGAAGGAGAGGCAATTCCATTCATCTCTTGGGCTGACCCAGAGCCTTTCCCAATCGCTTTCGTCGGAGTTTGCACTGGCTGGGGCGCGTCTGGCACGTGGAAAATTGAAG ttcctcCACCACCGTCGGCCCCGTCAGCTGCTGCTTTGTACAGCGCACCCCCTGGCTACCCCGGATACCCAGGAGCTGCTCCAGTGTCAGGCGGCGCTGGTCTATGGGTAGATGCCACATCTGGCCAAGTACCTCCAGGAGCTGTGGTCGGAGGCCAGGATTGCTCCGGGGAGCCTATCTACGTAGCTAGAGCACAGCACGAGGGTGCTTTGATTCCTGGCAAACTCGCTTCGTCTCACGGTTGCGCTTATGTGGCTTGGGGCGGACAGGAACATGGAAAGAATGAATATCAG GTGCTAATTGGTGGCCCCAACAACTGGGTGCCAACGAGTGGTTCAAACATTCCTCCCGGTGCATTCCCCGGAGGTCAGTCTGAGGACGGAGAGCCTCTTTTCGTTGGCAGAGTACGTCATGAAGGCAGTCTCACCACCGGCAAAGTACAACAATCCCATGGTGTTTGTTACATCTCCTTTGGCGGACAGGAGCTCGGCTTCCCTGACTATGAGATCCTTATTGCCTAA
- the LOC120627890 gene encoding uncharacterized protein LOC120627890 isoform X1, which produces MANILDVSTGDNLQYQFFPVSSGSVQFKIRAQNDAHIALTMGPQESDPMCEVYIGGWGNTKSVIRRNRTKPEKAEIETPNILNAGEFRGFWVRWDGGIISAGLEGEAIPFISWADPEPFPIAFVGVCTGWGASGTWKIEDGAEFNTPDKLEYKFGPVASGSLELEYRGPHNCHVCLTPAAAEVDPMYEIILGGWENTQSVIRHCRQKPDKVTVPTPGIMNPNEFKKFLMEWRCGRLMVRDGRTGALLMEWLDPSPFPITHFGVRTGYGAQGNWRIKHFSRGGAQSLPPPPSAPSAAALYSAPPGYPGYPGAAPVSGGAGLWVDATSGQVPPGAVVGGQDCSGEPIYVARAQHEGALIPGKLASSHGCAYVAWGGQEHGKNEYQVLIGGPNNWVPTSGSNIPPGAFPGGQSEDGEPLFVGRVRHEGSLTTGKVQQSHGVCYISFGGQELGFPDYEILIA; this is translated from the exons TGGCAAACATTCTAG ACGTTTCCACGGGAGATAACCTGCAATATCAATTCTTCCCGGTGTCCAGCGGTTCCGTCCAGTTCAAGATAAGGGCTCAAAATGACGCGCATATTGCACTCACCATGGGCCCCCAGGAGTCTGACCCGATGTGCGAG GTTTACATTGGCGGTTGGGGTAACACGAAAAGCGTAATTAGGAGAAACAGAACGAAACCGGAGAAAGCTGAAATCGAAACCCCAAACATCCTCAATGCTGGTGAATTCCGTGGTTTCTGGGTGCGCTGGGACGGTGGCATCATTTCAGCTGGACTTGAAGGAGAGGCAATTCCATTCATCTCTTGGGCTGACCCAGAGCCTTTCCCAATCGCTTTCGTCGGAGTTTGCACTGGCTGGGGCGCGTCTGGCACGTGGAAAATTGAAG ATGGAGCGGAGTTCAATACGCCCGACAAGTTAGAATATAAATTCGGGCCCGTCGCTTCTGGTTCTTTGGAACTCGAATACCGCGGACCGCACAATTGTCACGTTTGCCTCACACCCGCGGCCGCAGAAGTCGACCCAATGTACGAAATCATCCTCGGTGGTTGGGAAAACACACAATCCGTTATTAGACACTGCAGGCAGAAACCAgataag GTAACTGTCCCAACACCGGGAATAATGAACCCTAACGAGTTTAAAAAGTTCCTCATGGAGTGGCGTTGTGGGAGATTGATGGTTCGGGATGGAAGAACTGGTGCACTTTTGATGGAATGGCTGGACCCCTCTCCTTTCCCCATAACCCACTTCGGCGTGCGAACTGGATATGGCGCGCAAGGAAATTGGCGTATTAAGCATTTCAGCAGAGGCGGTGCCCAATCCC ttcctcCACCACCGTCGGCCCCGTCAGCTGCTGCTTTGTACAGCGCACCCCCTGGCTACCCCGGATACCCAGGAGCTGCTCCAGTGTCAGGCGGCGCTGGTCTATGGGTAGATGCCACATCTGGCCAAGTACCTCCAGGAGCTGTGGTCGGAGGCCAGGATTGCTCCGGGGAGCCTATCTACGTAGCTAGAGCACAGCACGAGGGTGCTTTGATTCCTGGCAAACTCGCTTCGTCTCACGGTTGCGCTTATGTGGCTTGGGGCGGACAGGAACATGGAAAGAATGAATATCAG GTGCTAATTGGTGGCCCCAACAACTGGGTGCCAACGAGTGGTTCAAACATTCCTCCCGGTGCATTCCCCGGAGGTCAGTCTGAGGACGGAGAGCCTCTTTTCGTTGGCAGAGTACGTCATGAAGGCAGTCTCACCACCGGCAAAGTACAACAATCCCATGGTGTTTGTTACATCTCCTTTGGCGGACAGGAGCTCGGCTTCCCTGACTATGAGATCCTTATTGCCTAA
- the LOC120627904 gene encoding uncharacterized protein LOC120627904, producing MGDVMQFETWPYLQNVFYKITSGAVSFSVQGDMHATVGLAEKPSKNCEYWVVMGRSQCWLEKDGARATNVKDLPNILSNEVCNRFWISWHSSKLQFGKTCDGIPLISKKIDSQDIQYVTFSVYADRGRLLWRLYLPPTIKSPELKLVKNGTMGWVDGFTKLPDEAFIGGYDKEILYIIRARHRGSLTPGKFVPSLGLGFISWGGEMIETEKFEVLCGYNCVWVPTHGNQIPVGAVEGGYTERNHEILYVGRALHDGYLIPGKVQPSHSVCYIPHDDREIGKKDYEILVDPHTSIESPNRYYLAHVENSSENASEQDADNVMQNFMEYYDNFPQSSESE from the exons ATGGGTGATGTCATGC aGTTTGAAACTTGGCCCTAtctacaaaatgtattttacaaaattacaagCGGCGCAGTATCATTTTCCGTTCAAGGTGATATGCATGCTACGGTGGGACTAGCTGAGAAACCAAGCAAAAACTGTGAATACTGG GTTGTAATGGGACGTAGTCAATGCTGGTTGGAAAAAGATGGAGCACGCGCTACTAATGTTAAGGACTTGCCTAACATTCTGTCAAATGAAGTTTGTAATCGTTTCTGGATTTCTTGGCATAGCTCTAAATTACAATTTGGCAAAACTTGTGATGGGATCCCCCTCATATCTAAGAAAATAGATTCTCAAGATATACAATATGTAACATTTTCTGTCTATGCTGATAGAGGGAGACTGTTATGGAGGCTATATT TGCCGCCGACGATTAAAAGTCCAGAGTTAAAGCTAGTAAAAAACGGTACCATGGGGTGGGTAGATGGATTTACTAAACTTCCTGATGAAGCTTTCATTGGAGGCTATGATAAAGagatattgtatataataaggGCTCGGCACCGTGGGTCATTAACCCCTGGCAAATTCGTACCCTCTCTAGGGTTGGGCTTTATATCATGGGGTGGTGAAATGATTGAAACTGAAAAATTTGAG gTCCTGTGTGGCTACAATTGTGTCTGGGTGCCGACACACGGCAATCAGATACCTGTAGGCGCAGTTGAGGGTGGTTACACGGAACGTAATCATGAGATACTTTACGTTGGTCGTGCTCTACACGACGGCTATCTAATACCAGGAAAAGTACAACCATCGCATTCGGTGTGTTACATACCTCACGACGATCGAGAAATTGGTAAAAAGGATTATGAAATTTTAGTTGATCCCCATACCAGCATTGAAAGTCCGAATCGCTATTATCTCGCTCACGTGGAAAATTCATCAGAGAACGCCTCTGAACAAGACGCAGATAATgttatgcaaaattttatgGAGTATTACGATAATTTTCCACAATCCTCTGAGTCTGAATGA
- the LOC120634652 gene encoding uncharacterized protein LOC120634652 isoform X1 — translation METVLKFSDLILQQPYTISKADSGGMIFFVNSRLWEIFFIEKDCPHRTIYRVRSDCAIVTLIKDGVKMITSSIVYHSAKSNRKCWLTWYNDTIRIGFMSSSKLLKPFLEYEEIFTEQSPKQLIGFIKFSADERVNFTVESSPVVLDPFRLKDVKGGQLRWVKMMDDKLPPDALIGGFENEPLYIIRAQHGRSMCPGKYIASKNKASIPWGHIEHQKKDFEILCGYDAIWVKCKDNLIPENVFKAGTSEVRNETVYVGRAMIDDDLVVGKVHMLYKTCYLPYKGKEVEKHRYEILVHGDKETYGVTRNQNCSLNPLKALQPCIY, via the exons ATGGAAACCGTTTTGAAGT TTTCCGACTTAATATTGCAACAACCTTATACAATTTCTAAAGCAGACAGTGGTGGtatgatattttttgtaaactcTCGTTTATGGGAAATTTTCTTTATTGAGAAAGATTGTCCACACAGAACCATTTATAGG GTTAGGTCTGATTGTGCTATCGTAACATTGATAAAAGATGGAGTAAAGATGATAACATCAAGTATTGTATATCATTCAGCAAAAAGCAATCGAAAGTGCTGGTTAACTTGGTACAATGACACAATACGAATTGGATTTATGTCATCTTCCAAGCTTCTCAAACCATTCCTTGAGTATGAAGAAATATTCACAGAACAGAGCCCAAAACAACTTATAGGATTTATAAAGTTTTCAGCTGATGAACGCGTAAATTTTACGGTCGAGT CCAGCCCTGTTGTCTTGGACCCTTTCAGACTTAAAGACGTAAAAGGAGGCCAATTAAGATGGGTTAAGATGATGGACGATAAATTGCCTCCTGATGCATTGATAGGTGGATTTGAGAATGAGCCCCTATACATTATTCGTGCACAGCACGGTAGATCAATGTGTCCTGGAAAATATATAGcatcaaaaaataaagcatCTATTCCGTGGGGCCATATCGAACACCAGAAAAAAGATTTTGAG attCTTTGTGGATATGACGCAATTTGGGTTAAGTGTAAAGATAATTTAATACCTGAGAATGTGTTCAAAGCTGGAACATCAGAAGTGCGAAATGAAACTGTTTATGTTGGACGAGCGATGATAGATGATGATCTTGTGGTTGGAAAGGTTCATATGCTGTACAAAACATGCTACCTACCGTATAAAGGCAAAGAAGTGGAAAAGCACAGATATGAAATATTAGTACACGGAGATAAGGAAACTTATGGCGTCACAAGAAATCAAAATTGTTCATTGAACCCTCTGAAGGCTTTACAACCATGTATATATTAG
- the LOC120634652 gene encoding uncharacterized protein LOC120634652 isoform X2 has protein sequence MIFFVNSRLWEIFFIEKDCPHRTIYRVRSDCAIVTLIKDGVKMITSSIVYHSAKSNRKCWLTWYNDTIRIGFMSSSKLLKPFLEYEEIFTEQSPKQLIGFIKFSADERVNFTVESSPVVLDPFRLKDVKGGQLRWVKMMDDKLPPDALIGGFENEPLYIIRAQHGRSMCPGKYIASKNKASIPWGHIEHQKKDFEILCGYDAIWVKCKDNLIPENVFKAGTSEVRNETVYVGRAMIDDDLVVGKVHMLYKTCYLPYKGKEVEKHRYEILVHGDKETYGVTRNQNCSLNPLKALQPCIY, from the exons atgatattttttgtaaactcTCGTTTATGGGAAATTTTCTTTATTGAGAAAGATTGTCCACACAGAACCATTTATAGG GTTAGGTCTGATTGTGCTATCGTAACATTGATAAAAGATGGAGTAAAGATGATAACATCAAGTATTGTATATCATTCAGCAAAAAGCAATCGAAAGTGCTGGTTAACTTGGTACAATGACACAATACGAATTGGATTTATGTCATCTTCCAAGCTTCTCAAACCATTCCTTGAGTATGAAGAAATATTCACAGAACAGAGCCCAAAACAACTTATAGGATTTATAAAGTTTTCAGCTGATGAACGCGTAAATTTTACGGTCGAGT CCAGCCCTGTTGTCTTGGACCCTTTCAGACTTAAAGACGTAAAAGGAGGCCAATTAAGATGGGTTAAGATGATGGACGATAAATTGCCTCCTGATGCATTGATAGGTGGATTTGAGAATGAGCCCCTATACATTATTCGTGCACAGCACGGTAGATCAATGTGTCCTGGAAAATATATAGcatcaaaaaataaagcatCTATTCCGTGGGGCCATATCGAACACCAGAAAAAAGATTTTGAG attCTTTGTGGATATGACGCAATTTGGGTTAAGTGTAAAGATAATTTAATACCTGAGAATGTGTTCAAAGCTGGAACATCAGAAGTGCGAAATGAAACTGTTTATGTTGGACGAGCGATGATAGATGATGATCTTGTGGTTGGAAAGGTTCATATGCTGTACAAAACATGCTACCTACCGTATAAAGGCAAAGAAGTGGAAAAGCACAGATATGAAATATTAGTACACGGAGATAAGGAAACTTATGGCGTCACAAGAAATCAAAATTGTTCATTGAACCCTCTGAAGGCTTTACAACCATGTATATATTAG